In Methylomonas sp. MK1, the following are encoded in one genomic region:
- a CDS encoding rhodanese-like domain-containing protein, whose amino-acid sequence MIENLDPKQSWAVLQTNPAAVLIDVRTAIEHSFVGHPPQAIHVAWKEFPGMQLNTGFVDQVRQHAPNKATPILLLCRSGQRSVDAAKALEAAGYEHLINILEGFEGPLDENKHRGNTGGWRFHGLPWQQS is encoded by the coding sequence ATGATAGAAAATCTCGACCCCAAACAGTCCTGGGCTGTATTACAAACCAATCCGGCAGCGGTATTGATCGACGTTAGAACAGCCATCGAACACAGCTTTGTCGGCCATCCGCCGCAAGCGATTCATGTCGCTTGGAAAGAATTTCCGGGCATGCAGTTAAACACGGGTTTCGTAGACCAAGTGCGGCAGCACGCCCCGAATAAAGCCACGCCGATTCTGCTGTTGTGCCGCAGCGGACAACGTTCTGTAGACGCTGCCAAAGCCCTGGAAGCTGCGGGCTACGAGCACCTGATCAACATTCTGGAAGGCTTCGAAGGCCCGCTGGATGAAAACAAGCATCGCGGCAATACTGGCGGCTGGCGTTTTCACGGCTTGCCTTGGCAACAAAGTTAA
- a CDS encoding class I SAM-dependent methyltransferase — protein sequence MTELQDKWDTIYRNACSPPLPAEVLSQHQYLLPKQGKALDLACGLGGNAVLLAESGLDVDAWDISSVALQILQQQTTEKGLSIATQQCHISAETLAQQAYDVIVICRFLDRTLCNAIMAALKPGGLLFYQTFTRNKLDQQGPSNPEYLLANNELLRLFSPLSVVFYQEYAKLGDVRFGNRNEACFIGQK from the coding sequence ATGACCGAATTGCAAGACAAGTGGGATACCATTTACCGAAATGCCTGCTCTCCGCCACTCCCTGCCGAGGTGCTGAGCCAACACCAGTACTTGCTACCCAAGCAGGGCAAAGCGCTGGACTTGGCCTGCGGCCTGGGCGGCAACGCCGTCCTCCTGGCCGAGTCCGGCCTTGATGTGGACGCTTGGGATATTTCCTCGGTCGCTTTACAAATATTGCAACAACAAACTACCGAAAAAGGCCTGTCAATCGCCACTCAGCAATGCCATATCAGCGCCGAAACACTGGCGCAACAGGCTTACGATGTGATTGTCATCTGTCGTTTTCTTGACCGAACCCTGTGTAATGCGATAATGGCAGCCTTGAAACCGGGCGGCCTGCTGTTTTATCAAACATTTACCCGCAACAAACTTGACCAACAAGGCCCCAGCAATCCCGAGTATTTACTGGCAAACAACGAATTATTGCGGCTATTCAGCCCCTTAAGTGTGGTTTTTTACCAAGAATACGCAAAACTCGGCGATGTGCGATTCGGCAATAGAAACGAAGCCTGTTTTATCGGGCAAAAATGA